The following coding sequences are from one Streptomyces dengpaensis window:
- a CDS encoding DUF742 domain-containing protein: MTPPTAPHDAYSDSYGDDEGDQPLVRPYAMTGGRTRPRYQLAIEALISTTADPAQLMGLLPEHQRICHLCREVKSVAEVSALLSMPLGVARILVADLAEAGLVAIHQPGGDENNGGAPDVTLLERVLSGLRKL, from the coding sequence ATGACCCCGCCCACCGCACCTCATGATGCGTATTCAGATTCGTACGGGGACGACGAGGGCGACCAGCCGCTGGTACGCCCTTACGCGATGACCGGCGGCCGGACCCGGCCGCGGTACCAACTCGCCATCGAGGCACTGATCAGCACAACGGCCGACCCGGCGCAGCTGATGGGGCTGCTGCCGGAGCACCAGCGGATCTGCCACCTCTGCCGTGAGGTCAAGTCGGTGGCCGAGGTGTCGGCCCTCCTGTCCATGCCGCTCGGTGTGGCCAGGATCCTCGTCGCGGACCTCGCGGAAGCCGGACTCGTCGCCATCCACCAGCCTGGCGGCGACGAGAACAACGGCGGCGCGCCAGACGTGACTTTGCTCGAAAGGGTGCTCAGTGGACTTCGCAAGCTCTGA